The Oncorhynchus masou masou isolate Uvic2021 chromosome 25, UVic_Omas_1.1, whole genome shotgun sequence DNA window ccactgggaatgtgatgaaagaaataaaagctcaaataatTCTCTATTcagacatttcaaattcttaaaataaagtggcgatccaaactgacctaaaacagggaattgttacgAGGATTAactgtcaggaattgtgacactgagtttaaatgtatttggctaaggtgtatgtaaacttaaatATGGATTAATGTTTGTTACTAATGGCATAAGATTTGCATTGTGACATTTGGGAACAAATTGGTTAACACTGTTCCAAACTTTATGCTTTGTTAGATCTGTATCCGTGGCCACAGTGTGTTCCGGGGTTACCTGAAGGATGAGGAGAAAACAGCAGAGGCCCTGGATAGCGATGGCTGGCTGCACAGTGGAGATGTGGGCCAGTGGTTACTGGTGAGCTGGTTTACAATATAGGACAAAATATGATCACTAGATACAAATGTATATGACTTGACTGACTggagtatgtgaatgtgtgttcgTATGTTTTCCTGTTAGAACGGGACACTTCGCATCATAGACAGGAAGAAGCATATCTTCAAGCTGTCCCAGGGAGAATACATCGCCCCTGAAAGGATTGAGAACGTCTACATGCGTTGTGTCCCTGTGCTACAGGTCTTTGTGCATGGTGACAGCTTAAAGGTATGAGATACCGGTACTCTTATATTCACTATCAAAGGATAGTCCTTTTTTTGGGGGACATACCATCATTCTCACACTTGTTTTTTTTCCCAGTCCTACCTGATTGGTATTGTTGTGCCAGACCCAGAAGTGTTTATTGATTGGGTTAAGGAGAGGGGAATCATTGGATCCTACAAGGAGCTCTGCCAGCATCCAGTATGTGACGTCACCGTAGCTCACACAATAGGCCATCTGCAACTTTACAATGTGTGCCGTTGTTGGCTTGTATCAACTCAACAGGTACTGATTGAAATCTTGTCTCACTACAGGATGTGAAGAAAGCAGTGTTAGAAGACATGACAGCCGTGGGGAAGGAAGCTGGGCTGAAGTCTTTTGAGCAGGTGAGGAATCAAATCAAgctatttgtcacgtgccgaatacaacatgtatatggttaattacaagcccttaaccaaaagtagagttaataaaatatttaccaaataagcTAAAGTAACACTataaaataacgaggctatatacagggggtactcaatgtgcgggggtactgGTTAGTcaagtaatttgtacatgtaggtaggggtgaagtgactatgcataggcaataaacagcgagtagccgCAGTGTAAAATAATCCAGTGGCTGTTtggttaattgttcagcagtcttatggttcgGGGGGTAGAAGCTGAATACATTCATTCATCGACTTTGTACTTGTAACAAATGGTGCCATGGTGTAACAGAACTGAATACAACACTGAGTTTTGCCATCTCTTTCCTCACTGTCAGCTGAAGGACCTGCACCTGCATCCAGAGATGTTCACTGTGAGCAACGGCCTTCTCACCCCCACCCTGAAGAGCAGACGAGTGGACATCCGCAGGGTCTTCCAGGAACAGATCACAAACATGTACAGCGCAACAGTCATCTAGTAGACCTCAATCCAATGTAATACACTCATTCCACTGACATTTACATGAACTGTATGTTTCCTGTCACTAGACAAAGATATGCAGTTTACGGGATCTCACGGTCTATAGTACTAAACTGAGCATATAGCCAAGACAACAGACATTCCTACAGTACTTAGCTCAAATACTATCAAACACGTTTGGTACAGTTTCAGGGAATTTCAGTTCGACACCATGTTGCTTCTTGTACATCAGTATGTTAAATGTATTTTCATTGTTTACATATCATAGACAGAGGAACAACATTTGAATGGGACCAAACCAATGCACCAATGTTGTCCACGCAGAAAACCTAGCCATAGAAATAGCTCCACTTTAGAGAGCAGCGGGCAAGTAGATGACCTGGGCCTGGTAATGGCCTGATTCGGATTAATAAATAGACTCTTAACCTCAAAGGCTGCTTTTGAAGTGTACATTACTTACTCTGATTCTAGATACGACTGTTTAGTGTTCTCAGTGAATTAGTTACAGTAGCTCATTCCAAATCAGACCATTTATCCAAGGTTGAGGGATTAAAGTTACCCTTGATAGTCAGAATGCTGATGAAATAGTGGCCAGTGAGCCCAACAATGTAGAAATATTCTTGTACGTTTTCCTGAATAAAGAAATTATTGTATTTCAGTTTTATTTAGTTGAACAATGAAGGAAACCCATGAATTGCATGATTGTGCAAAAAGTTTAAAACAATGTCTAAACAGATGGTAACAAATGCTAAAATGTCAAGTATCTCACTCAATGTTGAGCCAGGCCTGTCAGAAGTTTGAAACAAAGCTACGCTAATTTAGTCAAATGCATTTTGTGCATAGCTGTCCACAAAGAAAAGGCAAGAGGTTTCacgcaacatgacaacatagaTATGGTCAAATGAACTAAGTGCCACTAGAGGGAGCAACAGCATTTGTTTTGGAAAGCAAGTCCTCTGGTCCTTTTACCCTTCGCATAGGTTTAATCTGTCAGATTATTCCTTAGCCTTTCAGAAGCAGGGGACAATTAGGCAACAGCCAAAGAAAAATGTTGACACTCCTTTATACAGGCACCATCCCAGATCTGAAGAATAATGACATTGACTTATGATAGTCAGGAAGCTGGAGTGGCTAGTGTTAAATACTACAGGTAACTTTCAATGTCATTTACCTCAACTAAGTTCCCGGTCCACAATGCACAAACCCTGAGGGGAAATAGTGAACACAAATGGAGCGATTCGACCCACTACCCTGAGTCACATTTCATCCTCAAGTTCGCATACAGTACTATCCAATTTGTTTCAATAAATTAATTTCCTGGTATACATAGACTTGATAAAATGCATATTTTGGTACATACCTTGATTTGGAAATGACTAGAAAACGGATTCAAAGTTGAGTATGGAGCTTTGAGAAAGGTGTGACCCACAGGGATCTTAAATCTATGGTACTATTTGTAAATTTATTGTGTGAACCACAAGTTCTTAGAACGGTTTCATtacatgatttaaaaaatatatacatattggCTGATGGCTTGGTAAATGTGGCAGTTGCTCTGTTTCTTTTGATGTTAGGAAagggtcaggagagagaggagattagTGCAAGAAAGCTATTAATGATTAGGCTATGACCAAAGCGGCCAATTTTCACAGTGAGAAGGATCCTGAAAAAGATAAATCCATTCACTGAGGTGTGAAAGGATGCAAGGCCAGAGGTTTAGAGGGAGCCCTTCCCCTTCTTGGTGTTCTCTCAGTCATCAGCAACAATGGACAGAGCACGCAGCTCATTCAGCTTGGcctcgttctccctctccctctgctcatCAGTCAGCCCTGCCTGGTCGATCTGATCCGTCAACTCACTGAAGATATTGTGCATCTCTGTGAAGTACACCACCTGAAAGGAAAGAATGGAATGGTTAGGGAAAGGGTCTTACGTTTACAGTTTACTTACAACATGCTGGTCCTGGTCCTACAGCCCTTCACCTCCACTAATGAAAAGCCATTCAAAGTAAAGGAGTGAGCCCGGAGAACTAAAACAAACCCCAGACCTTCAATGGGTAGTGACCCTGCCTTTTCTCTTCCAATCGCAACATGAGATAGAGAGTGTTCACTGAAAGCTTTCCTGACACATCCCACCCCTGCTTCTTCCCCCAGTTCATGAGTCAGAATCCCAGGAGAGATACTTTGATGATTAATAGACTTTAATCACATTACAAGACTCCAGAAGAGTGGGCTGAGAATGAAAGTACTGGGAAATACAACCCCTTGAAACCCACacacatttcaatatttattCATGCAGCGATGCATATGCTACAGTACACTTAAGGGGGCATTTCTGATTTATTTGCAAATGTGCACGTTCTGTTCTATATAGAGGTTGGAATAAAATAATAGCTGCTGCTGGCCGATTATGGGCGTTGATGGGCTGTAGGCCATAACAGAAAATAAATAGAGGCCATTTCAGATAGGAAAATTAAGATCTTTTCTGGGTAGACGAGGGAGAAGACTGTTAACCACATGCTACTATAGGAGCTTTGTCACAGGATGCATGCTGCTAGAGAAATgacaatatgtagccattttcAACTAATTATATCTGATCAAAATACATTTAATTCAGTCCAAATGTCTTATCCACATGATGTGTGTGCCAGTGGCAGCAAAAGTTATATTAACAGAAGCTCTTTAGTTGGCTAACCGGAAGAGGAACCCGGGTTTGAAAGGCCTCTGTGTGTTTATAGCAAACTCTGCCACCTAGACCACATCAGTGGGCCATGAGTATTAAGTTACCGGTGTATGTGGGGGTAAAGTGGATATTTTTCATTTGAAAAACGGCTTGGTGAAAAAGCTATGGAATACATGTCAGTGATAATGCACACACGATCACTGTGTCCGGTCCGGCGTGAACATCTTTCTTGTCATCCAGTCTCTACAATTATCCCAGTAAGTCTACATGGACCACATATGAAAAGAAGCCAAATTCAGACTATTATTTGTATGACCTCGGTGACTTATTTTTGAACAAACGACCAAATACACACCCGTGGCCTCACCCTAGCCCCGATTGACTAAATATTGATATAGACAGAGCTACGCCGTCTCATCAGACCTCAACTCTGATTATTTCGCTAGCAATATTTCAATAACATACAGTACGTTGGAGAAACAGTCATAGAAATTTGCCGTCCAATATGAGCCCATCTCTATCAATCTAGTCTATCAATGGGCTCAGGTGCAAAATACCTCAATCATTATGACAGTAGCGTGTCAAAAGAACATCATTTCTTTCAGTTTGTAAAAGTAGTACAGAACACCGTAACCAAGAACAACCACCGGGAATCCACACTCAGACAATGGCTCAATTATTCAGCATCTGTACAGGTGGACAGGCACATCCgatcacagcagagcagagcattGCTTCCCATTCACAGCCGTTTTATGGAACTAGTGGTGTTCGAGCCTCAGAACAAAGAGAGGCATTGTGAGGGTGCTCTGGGAGCCATGTAGCATGTccgggggaaagagagggggagtgggagtccAGACTGCGCTTGCAGGGCCAGCTGAGGGGGGCTGGCCCGGACCCGAGGTCCACTGggctgctgtgctgtgctgactgactgaccacccAGTAGCGGCTGTACTAGAGGAGTGGCTGTGTACGCCAGCCCAGCTCTGGAGTCTGTCCCTCTGACCCAACCCCACTAATTCACACTGCTAGGATTAGAGATGAGCTATCTGAGCATGTTCGAGTCATCAGCACGCTGCTTCCATCAGAGGGCCCTCATTACTGTTTGAAGCTGCTTCAGCAGTGAGTCAGTCTGTTTGCAAATGACTGAGTAGTACAGGCTTGCTCCAGTGTCCATAGAGGACAGAGCACTGAAACAGGGACAATGTAACAGTGGGAAGGCCCAACATCTGTACCCATTAATTTTCATACACAACCAGTCTCGATTAAATCCAAATCTTATAGGGAATGATTATGCTTGTATAATCATCATTCTAGGAAGAGATAATAACACAGTGATATCCATTGTTAAATTACAGCGCTACTATGAAGGAGATAATCCTGATCAACTAACAAGATCACCAGAGACCTAATGGCAGCTACCAAGTCCAGACAGACTACTTCCAGTGACACCATCTCCTGAGCAGTGAAGATTAGGCTCCGCTGCTGTTATACCCAGGAGGGCTCCATTCACTTAGTCTACTAGTAACAGTCATCACACACAAACCTACCCACCTGCTCTGCTATCATAGGAACACAGAGGAACGTACAGAACTCTGTGTCACAGAAGACGTCACTTTGGATTGATCAAAGGGCAGACATATCCTTTGAACCCCCTCTGGGCTTGCCTGGCAGTATCATTGACATGTCTGCTGAGTCTGATAGGcagctgtctgtctgccagtgttTTTGGGGGCGGGGTGCCAGCCTGGCCTAGTGATGTGGCCACTTCTCAATCTGATTAGGCGTGTGTCAGTCTTTAACCATAAGAGGAAATGACATGGCCGGGGGTGGGGGTGTGGTGCGGAGGGTGGGCGACTGTGGCGGGCACTCGACTCAGCGGCTGGGCTGGTTATAGCGAGGCGGGCTGACCGGGCTCCTAGGTTAGAAAGAGGCTGGAGcaagacggacagacagacagacctgggcTTCCTGGGCTAATTAGGAAGGCGTGGGGCAGTCACTGGGGTTAATCACATTAAGACTGggtgggggagacagggaggattaCACGCACTCTCTTCTACACTaccactctctcttgctctgatGCTGGTCAACAGACAGCTAGGGGCAACACTACACCCAAATAAACAATCTATTAAAACGACTCAAATAAAACACATTGGAAACTATTTGAACTGGGATTGGAAAGTTGTGAACAGGTTTTGTGTGTCAACTGAATGCCTTATAATTCATAACTGTGCATGTATGAATTATAAAGATGGCTCACCAGAGTTAAACTGGGTCGGTCACAAGTGTGCACCCAATCATACACTATCTATAGCTCACCTGTGCCCGGATGAGTGCCTCAAAGCTGGGCTGAAAGTAGTCGATGCGGCTGTGGTAGAACTTGGGCATCTCATCCAACAGCTGCTTGTTCTTGGATTCAAAGTCCTCCCTGACTGGTCTCAGCTCCTCCCTGGCCTGGACAGATTAGGGCAAACAGAAGACCAGTTGAAGCTTTAGCATACATACCTAGGACTGTGGTGGTcatgtcagccggtgattgtcaagcaaataactgccggtctcacatTAATTGGCAAACATATTTAGCACGCATGGCCTGCAAGCCACTGATGTAGATCTTTGGaacatctaaactcagcaaaaaaagaaacgtccctttttcagaactctgtctttcaaagataatttgtaaaaatcaaaatatcttcattgtaaagtgtttaaacactgtttcccatgcttgttcaatgaacaataaacaagtaatgaacatgcaccagcggaacggtcgttaagacactaacagcttaaagacggtaggcaattaaggtcacagttatgaaaacacaggacactgaagaggcctttctactgactctgaaaaacaacaaaagaaagatgcccagggtccctgctcatctgcgtgaatgtgccttaggcatgctgcaaggaggcatgaggactgcagatgtggccagggaaataaattgcaatgtacgtactgtgagacgcctaagacagcgctacagggagacaggacggacagcttaTCGtcgcagtgacagaccacatgtaacacctgcacagaatcggtacatccgaacatcacacctgcgggacaggtacaggatggcaacaacaactgcctgaattacaccaggaacgcacaattcctccatcagtgttcagtctctcagcctattgtggacagagactggactgaaggcttgtaggcctgttgtaaggcaggtcctcaccggacatcaccggcaacaacgttgcctatgggcacaaacccaccatcgctggaccagacaggactggcaaaaagtgctcttcactgacgagtcacagttttgtctcaccaggggtgatggtagtaTTAGCGTTTAACGTTGAAGGAATGAgggttacaccgaggcctgtactctggagcgggaccgatttggaggtggagggttcgtcatggtctggggcggtgtgtcacagcatcattggactgagcttgttgtcattgcaggcaatcaacactgtgtgttacagggaagacatcctcctccctcatgtggtactcttcctgcaggctcatcctgacatgaccctccagcatgacaatgccaccagccatactgctcgttctgtgcgtgatttcctgcaagacagaaatgtcagtgttctgccatggccagcgaagagcccggatctcaaacccattgagcatgtctcggacgtgttggatcggagggtgagggctagggccattccccccagaaatgtccgggaacttgcaggtgccttggtggaagagtggggtaacatctcacagcaagaactggctaatctggtgcagtccatgaggaggagatgcactgcagtacttaatgcagctggtggccacaccagatactgactgttacttttgattttgatcccccctttgttcagggacacattattccatttctgtcacatgtctgtggaaatttttcagtttatgtctcagttgttgagtcttatgttcatacatgttaagtttgctgaaaataaatgcagttgacagtgaggacgtttctttttttttctttttaaaaagtctaataaatccatccATGTTATATAGcccacaccatcacaataaatccattatttgtTTTAGACTGGTCTAAAGAaatatgatatgaagaaaatgtagtttatttcagaagaacagaatagcatactcttgagttgtccttatgttaggccctgatctagtTATGCAATATGGCTGTTGGccacactagttcatttagcagacaagatttgcttagaattccgtggcattattttattgTATGAAGAATACAAATGAACATGGCTGAaaaaaaatagaaaggatattttctcaaaatgatttgagggagtgtacacatgcggctattctgtgttgggcggttaacaaagaaacaggtcctcctctatgcttcattCAGAGTTATTTATGCATCTTTAGTTGCGATACAAACATTGGGCTATATGTTGTGAATCTTTTTGTACATTCTAAGGCTATATGAtgagactctaatgatgatttgaaaaaagttgcatgagctctgctttgtttcttgcacaggctgtacacacttcatcagtctttcattcacaatttgacaagcacttgataatgccttgaaTTTCCCAGCGTCATCCCCTTTGCGTGGCcataatgcaccctaaaaaaatatacatgccttttgcggccagtgACCGTTGTGCCCTTGGtgaaaataataattataattcccttctcctgGCTGTGTGCTCCAAAGCACCTCTCACCTCCACGGTTCTATCAGATAGCTAaattcttattagccaatgccTGTCACATGATTgagtctttctcacaggctacaagtgaagacagacatcaGGGACGCAACTGCACACGTCCTTATCCGAGGTGCATGTTTAAggtattggaagaactgtccgcATTTACTTTTTCagcagccaacaagatgagtaggcctaacgaacagcaaaagcacattgcatatagaaatgttgcgcaacatgagcgcATGGACTGTCaagaagtgtttgattagattttcgattgcatttgcattgatgtcagagtgattagagggacaatagagtgtcGAGTACCagacagttagcaagtttggtaggctactaatgatcatcagcagcatcagagcttggagaagcctaattaacGTGACTAAACCGTCACGTGGGATTTAACTGCCGTCATAACTcatgaccgccggtgtggcggtaatacggtcaccgtaacagccctatgCATACCTCATAATCACTACTGGGGCTCAACCATAACATATCAGCAACAGTGAAAAACAACAGGAGAATGAAAATGTCTTCCCACAGAGAAGAATAGAGAAAAAAGAAAAGCCTAATCACGATCACAAGTGAGGAGGAGTGGGTTATGTGGGAAGAGTTGGCTGTGTGCAGACCACGCCACCGCTGATCAGGAACGTGTGTGATGTATTAGTGGGTAGTCTGGTGGGCATTAAGAAAGAGATGATATCTCAATGAATAGGCAATGATATAGAGTGCGCAATGTGTGTGTGCTCGAGAGGTGATATAACATATGTAGAACAGAATCACCTGTGTGAAGTAATATTTATCTTAAGTAActcccctgtgtgtctgtcctttgTGAGTCTTTAAATGGCATGTTAGTGTTTGGTCCGGATCAtttctctaagagctgtgagatTCAAAGGCCAGGGACATAGGGGGGCTCTTGACTCTTTGTGCCACTGACAATGCTTTTCTCTATGTGTGTGGGTGGCCACCCATGTGAGGGTGTGTGAGCCCAGGCAGCGCTGCATTGATATCTGTGAATGCTGCCCTAGAGGTCTCAGCGAATGTGTCTACAATACTAAATGACGTGCCCGTTTATGTGCAGCAGTGCCTTTTCAAAAGGCAATACTTGACAGCCTGGTCGCTTGTGTGGGTGAAAAGAGTGCACATGTACATGTTCATATCCAGTCAGCATTTGTACCTTGTTCACTTATTGATCGTATTCAAAACACTGACACCATGCAAGGCAAGAGCTTAAAGCCTGACTTCTGTTGCTCAGCAGACAGATTTCAAGTGGACAACACACGTGCCAGCAACTGCTTTTAGCACAGTTCTGTTACATATATAGTGTACCTGGTGTAGTTTGACCATGATGGGACctgtcttctccttctcttcataCTTCTCTACCTTGGACTGTAACCTCTTGTAGTCCTGTAGAGCTTGCTCCCTTCGTTTCACGGCCATGTTGAGGCTGGGGAACACACTGCTGTAcctgagacacacagagacacagagaatgaGATCTAGGCGCAGAGACTGACAGAGATACTGCTGGACCACATCATGGAGACAAAGTGACACTGCTTTGTACCGGAGATATACGTGGACATAGGCCTAACGAGAAACTATATTGCTCTGTGAACATAGACAAGCAAGAGCCCTGTCAGAGGAACAACTGCCTATTAATGGACAATCTGAATGATTCTTCCTACTTAAAGCAATGTGCTCTCAATTCAGACCAATACATCTAAACCAATCATGCCAACTGAACCCTAAATGTTGTCTTGAAATAATAAAAATGTGCATAGAAAACTGCACTTTAAGATCGAAAAAAACAAATCTATGCTTTTTCTGAAGCATTGAGAACTTTTTGAATTGGGGTTTACAGGTGTGCTTGTGTGAGGTCACCTGGATCGATACGCATGTAACACAGAAAAGCGCCTTCAAGTAGGAGACCTCTTAGTGTAGACTAGAGACACTGTCCTTGGTTGTTAATATTGAATTACTCTAGTGCAAATGGCATGAAACAATTCATTCGGTTTCAATTAGGTTATTCAAAATGAAAATACATTCTTTCAGAGAGAATCCTTGTCTTAGGTACTAAAAATAGGAAACACTCATCTGTAACTTAGCAACAGGAGTCCATGCCTCATCCTGGGACTTACTTTGCTCCAACACACTGGTTCTGTGCGTTCTGCTTTTATTGGGAAATACAGTGCAGAAATGCAGCTACGCCACTTCATTTGCAAAAGATGAACATTTTCCAAACTACAAAGCAAAAATGGTTGCCAACCTGTTTAGTCAGAAAATCTAACCAAGTGTCACACATTTGAGAGCGCTTTAATATATTTTGTGTGATTATATATAGGCACAGTAAGACAGGTGTCATATTCACCATGCATGTTTAATTACACAGGTCTAATGCACAGGTCTAATTCATAACCTGATGACATTGCTTTGATTTTCTATTAATCATCTGAGATGATTTCATACAAGCTGCAGatccagtggggcaaaaaagtatttagtcagccaccaattgtgcaagttctcccacttaaaaagatgaggcctgtaattttcatcataggtacacttcaattatgacagacaaaatgagaagaaaaaatccagaaaatcacattgtaggatttttaatgaatttatttgcaaattatggtggaaagtaagtatttggtcaataacaaaagtttatctcaatactttgttatataccctttgttggcaatgacagaggtcaacggttttctgtaagtcttcacaaggttttcacatactgttgctggtattttggcccattcctccatgcagatctcctctagagcagtgatgttttggggctgttgctgggcaacacggactttcaactccctccaaagattttctatggggttgagatctggagactggctaggccactccaggaccttgaaatgcttcttacgaagccactccttcgttgcccgggcggtgtgtttgggatcattgtcatactgaaagacccagccacgtttaatcttcaatgcccttgctgatggaaggaggttttcactcaaaatctcacaatacatggccccattaattctttcctttacacggatcagtcatcctggtccctttgcagaaaaacagccccaaagcattatgtttccacccccatgcttcagacgggcctggacatgtactgacttaagcagggggacacgtctggcactgcaggatttgagtccctggcggcgtagtgtgttactgatggtaggctttgttactttggtctcagctctctgcaggtcattcactaggtcccccccgtgtggttctgggatttttgttcaccgttcttgtgatcattttgaccccacagggtgagatcttgcgtggagccccagattgagggagattatcagtggtcttgtatgtcttccatttcctaataattgctcccacagttgatttcttcaaaccaagctgcttacctattgcagattcagtcttcccagcatgG harbors:
- the bin3 gene encoding bridging integrator 3 yields the protein MSWMPFKIGQPKKQIVSKTVERDFEREYDKLQKLEDQTKKLHKDMKKSTEADIAMSKAAVKISGDLLSNPLCEQDQAFLESMTALDTAMKRMDSFNQEKVNQISKTVIDPLKKYSSVFPSLNMAVKRREQALQDYKRLQSKVEKYEEKEKTGPIMVKLHQAREELRPVREDFESKNKQLLDEMPKFYHSRIDYFQPSFEALIRAQVVYFTEMHNIFSELTDQIDQAGLTDEQRERENEAKLNELRALSIVADD